Proteins from one Thioflavicoccus mobilis 8321 genomic window:
- a CDS encoding molybdenum cofactor biosynthesis protein MoaE produces MHHIRVQCEAFDIAAEQAALWQGRPQVGAVVTFTGLTRDINEDKAVRRLVLEHYPGMTEKALVALAVEAAGRWHLEGVRLIHRVGTLTPQDPIVFVGVAARHRGEAFEGCQFLIDALKTRVPFWKKEAREDGEHWVGTRASDAAAARRWERRDD; encoded by the coding sequence ATGCACCACATCCGCGTCCAGTGCGAGGCATTCGATATCGCCGCCGAGCAGGCGGCCCTGTGGCAGGGACGACCGCAGGTCGGTGCCGTCGTGACCTTCACCGGCTTGACGCGCGACATCAACGAAGACAAAGCCGTCCGTCGCCTGGTCCTCGAGCACTATCCGGGCATGACCGAGAAGGCCCTCGTCGCCCTCGCTGTGGAGGCCGCTGGCCGCTGGCACCTGGAAGGAGTCCGGCTGATCCATCGTGTCGGCACGCTCACACCCCAGGACCCGATCGTCTTCGTCGGCGTCGCGGCCCGCCACCGCGGTGAAGCCTTCGAAGGCTGTCAGTTCCTGATCGACGCGCTAAAGACGCGCGTCCCTTTCTGGAAGAAGGAGGCCCGCGAAGACGGCGAGCACTGGGTCGGCACGCGGGCGAGCGATGCGGCCGCGGCACGACGCTGGGAGCGGCGCGACGACTGA
- the pabB gene encoding aminodeoxychorismate synthase component I, whose protein sequence is MTSPLAVELPYRSDSAALFEPLVRRAWPVFLDSGRPGCGDGRYDILSADPAATLVTRGERTEIDIRSGPASRVRVSRADPLALLAEALGPPRPGVAGLPFSGGAIGYFGYDLARCLDRLPGPVRRAEEGGEGALPEMAIGIYDWALVVDHRERRTRLVVADPARLAQWRDRLAQPPVTDGVRSSTPFRVLGPVRSNLTRDAYLAAIVRIQRYLRDGDCYQVNFAQCFAAPAEGDAWPAYRRLRALSPAPFSAYLDHPACRILCASPERFLHLSDGVVTTRPIKGTRPRGVDPAADRRLAQALRESPKDRAENLMIVDLLRNDLGKVCAIGSVRVPELFAVERFAQVHHLVSTVCGRLAPGRMPLDLLRAAFPGGSITGAPKRRAMEIIEALEPHRRGVYCGAIGYLGFDGAMDTNIAIRTLVHAGGIARVWAGGGIVADSHPEHEYQETFDKAAPLLDLLEGSR, encoded by the coding sequence ATGACGTCGCCGCTCGCCGTCGAGCTGCCTTACCGGTCCGACAGCGCCGCGCTGTTCGAGCCCCTCGTGCGCCGCGCCTGGCCCGTCTTCCTCGACAGCGGTCGGCCCGGCTGCGGCGATGGCCGCTACGACATCCTGAGCGCTGATCCCGCCGCGACGCTGGTGACCCGGGGCGAGCGGACGGAGATCGATATCCGCTCGGGTCCGGCGTCCAGGGTGCGCGTCTCGCGCGCCGATCCGCTCGCGCTGCTGGCCGAGGCCCTCGGACCGCCGCGGCCGGGGGTCGCGGGCCTGCCCTTCTCCGGCGGGGCGATCGGCTACTTCGGCTACGACCTCGCCCGGTGCCTCGATCGCCTGCCGGGGCCGGTCCGACGGGCCGAGGAGGGGGGCGAAGGCGCATTGCCGGAGATGGCGATCGGCATCTACGACTGGGCCCTCGTCGTCGACCACCGGGAACGGCGCACGCGGCTGGTCGTCGCCGATCCGGCGCGTCTGGCGCAATGGCGCGACCGGCTCGCGCAGCCGCCGGTCACCGACGGGGTCCGATCATCGACGCCGTTTCGGGTGCTGGGGCCGGTTCGCTCGAACCTGACCCGTGACGCCTATCTGGCGGCGATCGTCCGCATTCAGCGGTACCTGCGCGACGGCGATTGCTACCAGGTCAATTTCGCCCAGTGCTTCGCCGCCCCGGCCGAGGGCGATGCTTGGCCGGCCTACCGGCGGCTGCGGGCGCTGAGCCCGGCGCCGTTCTCCGCCTATCTGGACCACCCGGCGTGCCGGATCCTCTGTGCCTCGCCCGAGCGGTTTCTGCACCTGAGCGACGGGGTCGTGACGACCCGCCCGATCAAAGGCACCCGGCCGCGCGGGGTGGATCCGGCCGCCGACCGGCGGCTCGCGCAGGCGCTGCGCGAAAGCCCCAAGGACCGCGCCGAGAACCTGATGATCGTCGACCTGCTGCGCAACGACCTCGGCAAGGTCTGCGCGATCGGCTCCGTTCGCGTCCCCGAACTCTTCGCCGTCGAGCGTTTCGCCCAGGTTCACCACCTGGTCAGCACCGTCTGCGGCCGCCTGGCGCCTGGGCGCATGCCCCTCGACCTGCTGCGCGCCGCCTTTCCGGGCGGTTCGATCACCGGGGCGCCGAAACGGCGCGCGATGGAGATCATCGAGGCGCTCGAGCCGCACCGCCGCGGCGTCTATTGCGGGGCGATCGGTTACCTGGGGTTCGACGGTGCGATGGATACCAACATCGCGATCCGCACCCTGGTCCATGCGGGCGGCATCGCGCGGGTCTGGGCTGGTGGCGGTATCGTCGCCGATTCGCACCCGGAACACGAGTACCAGGAGACCTTCGACAAGGCGGCGCCGCTGCTGGATCTGCTCGAAGGTTCGCGCTAA
- the ppdK gene encoding pyruvate, phosphate dikinase produces MDTANHSNKQVFAFEEGNGKDKKLLGGKGANLCEMTQIGLNVPPGFVISTAACLEYLASPSRGLPAGIMEEVRAQMRALEAKTGKGFGNPEDPLLVSVRSGSAISMPGMMDTILNLGLNAETLQGLIRQTGDPRFGYDAYRRFIQLFGKVALGVSDERFDDEFEAVKAVANVKEDVGLSAADLKEISERFLKVVEEHTGSPFPEDPFEQLEIAIKAVFNSWMGRRAVDYRRQFHITPEMANGTAVNVCTMVFGNRGNDSGTGVAFTRNPGTGENKLFGEYLLNAQGEDVVAGIRTPKPIDRLKDDMPEMARQLDELRDKLESHYREVQDFEFTIERGQLYCLQTRNGKMNAHAMVRTSVEMERDELITKEQALLRIKPELLEQMLFPRLDPKARAEAVAQGLPASPGAASGVAVFDADRAEQMGRELGQKVILVREETKPEDIHGFFASEGILTSRGGKTSHAAVVARGMGKPCVAGAEGIAVDVNRREAYVGETSFREGEVITIDGTTGKVYLGAIPTVEPDFSPELNTLLSWADEIAGLEVMANADTPDDARSALKYGAVGIGLARTERMFNDPARLPIVIEMIVADSSEERQAALDKLLPLQRSDFRELFEVMSPRPVTIRLLDPPIHEFLPDEHQLERELIELRRLAETTRGMAVLSGTMSLIHASDGARRELDAMRRMVDPALVEDAIAKKETMLRKVRILYETNPMLGHRGVRLGITFPEIYQMQIRAILEAAAECARMGVEVHPQIKVPQVCTAQELKRVKFYVDTIHEEIKQRYGHPVAFKFGTMIEVVRACMRAESLAEVAEFFSFGTNDLTQATFSFSREDAENKFLPLYNQSTILQDNPFEVLDVKGVGKLMKLAVEWGKQTRPDIHVGICGEHGGHPSSIAFCHEAGLDYVSCSAPRVPVARLAAAHAALGAKL; encoded by the coding sequence ATGGATACTGCAAACCATTCGAACAAGCAGGTGTTCGCATTCGAGGAAGGGAACGGCAAGGACAAGAAGCTTCTGGGCGGCAAGGGGGCCAATCTCTGCGAGATGACCCAGATCGGCCTCAACGTGCCACCTGGCTTCGTCATTTCGACGGCGGCCTGCCTGGAGTATCTCGCTTCGCCGTCGCGCGGCCTGCCTGCCGGGATCATGGAAGAGGTGCGGGCCCAGATGCGAGCCCTCGAGGCCAAGACCGGCAAGGGCTTCGGCAACCCTGAGGATCCGCTGCTCGTGTCGGTGCGCTCGGGCTCGGCGATCTCGATGCCGGGCATGATGGATACGATCTTGAACCTGGGTCTCAATGCCGAGACCTTGCAGGGTCTGATTCGCCAGACCGGCGACCCGCGTTTCGGCTACGACGCCTATCGCCGTTTCATCCAGCTCTTCGGCAAGGTCGCCCTCGGGGTGTCCGACGAGCGCTTCGACGATGAATTCGAGGCGGTCAAGGCGGTGGCCAACGTCAAGGAGGATGTCGGCTTGTCGGCGGCGGATCTGAAGGAGATCAGCGAGCGCTTCCTGAAGGTGGTCGAGGAGCATACCGGCTCGCCCTTCCCCGAGGATCCGTTCGAGCAGCTCGAGATCGCGATCAAGGCTGTCTTCAATTCTTGGATGGGCCGGCGCGCTGTGGATTACCGTCGCCAGTTCCACATCACCCCGGAGATGGCGAATGGCACCGCGGTCAATGTCTGCACCATGGTGTTCGGCAACCGCGGCAACGACTCCGGCACCGGCGTCGCCTTCACTCGCAATCCGGGCACCGGCGAGAACAAGCTGTTCGGCGAGTACCTGCTGAACGCCCAGGGCGAGGATGTCGTCGCCGGCATTCGTACGCCCAAGCCGATCGACCGGTTGAAGGACGATATGCCCGAGATGGCGCGCCAGCTCGACGAGCTGCGCGATAAGCTCGAGAGCCACTATCGCGAGGTCCAGGACTTCGAGTTCACGATCGAGCGCGGCCAGCTTTACTGCCTCCAGACCCGCAACGGCAAGATGAATGCCCACGCGATGGTGCGTACCTCGGTCGAGATGGAGCGCGACGAGCTGATCACCAAGGAGCAGGCCCTGCTGCGGATCAAGCCCGAGCTGCTCGAGCAGATGCTCTTTCCTCGGCTCGACCCCAAGGCCCGCGCCGAGGCCGTCGCCCAGGGCCTGCCGGCCTCGCCGGGCGCTGCCTCCGGCGTTGCCGTCTTCGACGCCGACCGCGCCGAACAGATGGGCCGGGAGCTCGGCCAGAAGGTCATCCTGGTGCGCGAGGAGACCAAGCCCGAGGATATCCACGGCTTCTTCGCCTCCGAGGGCATCCTGACCTCGCGTGGTGGCAAGACCTCGCACGCCGCCGTCGTCGCCCGCGGCATGGGCAAGCCCTGCGTCGCCGGGGCCGAGGGCATCGCCGTCGACGTCAACCGCCGCGAGGCCTATGTCGGCGAGACCAGCTTCCGCGAAGGCGAGGTCATCACGATCGACGGGACCACCGGCAAGGTCTACCTGGGGGCCATCCCGACCGTCGAGCCGGACTTCTCGCCCGAGCTCAACACCCTGCTGAGCTGGGCCGACGAGATCGCGGGCCTGGAGGTTATGGCCAACGCCGACACCCCGGACGATGCCCGCAGCGCGCTCAAATACGGCGCCGTCGGCATCGGCCTGGCGCGCACCGAGCGGATGTTCAATGACCCGGCGCGCCTGCCGATCGTTATCGAGATGATCGTCGCCGACTCGTCCGAGGAGCGCCAGGCGGCCCTCGACAAGCTGCTGCCGCTGCAGCGCTCCGACTTCCGCGAGCTCTTCGAGGTCATGTCGCCGCGGCCGGTGACGATCCGCCTGCTCGATCCGCCGATCCACGAGTTCCTGCCCGACGAGCACCAGCTCGAGCGCGAGCTGATCGAGCTGCGCCGCCTCGCCGAGACGACTCGCGGTATGGCCGTGCTGTCCGGCACGATGAGCCTGATCCATGCCTCCGACGGTGCCCGGCGCGAGCTCGATGCGATGCGCCGGATGGTCGATCCGGCCCTGGTCGAGGATGCGATCGCGAAGAAGGAGACTATGCTGCGCAAGGTCCGCATCCTCTACGAGACCAACCCGATGCTCGGTCACCGCGGCGTGCGTCTCGGCATCACCTTCCCCGAGATCTATCAGATGCAGATCCGGGCAATCCTGGAGGCCGCCGCCGAGTGCGCCCGGATGGGCGTCGAGGTCCATCCGCAGATCAAGGTGCCACAGGTTTGCACGGCCCAGGAGCTCAAGCGGGTCAAGTTCTACGTCGACACGATCCATGAGGAGATCAAGCAGCGCTACGGTCACCCCGTCGCCTTCAAGTTCGGCACCATGATCGAGGTGGTCCGCGCCTGCATGCGTGCCGAGTCGCTGGCCGAGGTCGCCGAGTTCTTCTCGTTCGGCACCAACGACCTGACCCAGGCGACCTTCTCGTTCTCGCGCGAGGACGCCGAGAACAAGTTCCTGCCGCTCTACAACCAGTCGACGATCCTGCAGGACAATCCGTTCGAGGTCCTCGACGTCAAAGGTGTCGGCAAGCTGATGAAGCTCGCCGTCGAGTGGGGCAAGCAGACGCGGCCCGACATCCACGTCGGCATCTGCGGCGAGCACGGCGGGCACCCCTCGTCGATCGCCTTCTGCCACGAGGCCGGCCTCGACTACGTCTCCTGCTCGGCCCCGCGGGTGCCGGTGGCCCGGCTGGCCGCGGCCCATGCGGCGCTCGGCGCCAAGCTCTGA
- a CDS encoding valine--tRNA ligase produces the protein MLDKNYDPQTLEQTWYDTWEANGYFTPRHGDAAAAPYCIMIPPPNVTGSLHMGHAFQDTIMDALIRFHRMRGEPTLWQAGTDHAGIATQMVVERLVNAEGQTRHDLGRERFIERVWDWKGESGGAITRQLRRMGASLDWAHERFTMDEGLSTAVREVFVRLFEEGLIYRGKRLVNWDPVLHTAVSDLEVLSEEESGHMWDLRYPLVQPPGAEPRHMVVSTTRPETMLGDCAVAVNPEDERYRHLIGERVELPLTGRRIPIIADEHADPELGTGCVKITPAHDFNDHQVWLRHRDETAIAAQPHGGLINIFTPDAAIRANEPEEGELLPAAYIGLDRYAARRRIVADLEAQGLLAAVRDHRLQQPRGDRSGAVIEPYLTDQWYVRIEPLAAPAIAAVERGEIRFVPDNWKNTYFEWMRNIQDWCISRQIWWGHRIPAWYDDAGNVYVGRSEEEVRERHGFGPDVRLAQDPDVLDTWFSSALWPFSTLGWPERTERLATFYPTSVLVTGFDIIFFWVARMIMMGLKFMGDVPFREVYMHGLVRDAHGEKMSKTKGNVLDPIDLIDGIALEPLVEKRTRGMMQPHLAEKIARQTRLDFPDGIPAFGTDALRFTFAALATTGRDIKFDLGRTEGYRNFCNKLWNASRYVLMNTEGEDCGADGGDVELSVADRWIRTRLAETIDAVTEAIGSYRFDLAAQALYDFTWNAFCDWYLELCKPVLTSPEASAAAKRGTRRTLVQTLETLLRLAHPIMPFITEEIWQKVCPLAGVPGETIMLAPYPVADTQTADPAASAEMEWVMQFILGVRRIKGEMNIPPSRTLPVLIANASAQDRARLAANRRYLDFLARTESVTVLEDGATAPEAAIALLGEMRILIPMAGLIDKEAELKRLEKEVARLHADLERIGAKLANPNFVDRAPAAVVQKERERLEGQRAALARLEEQAERIRAL, from the coding sequence ATGCTGGACAAGAACTACGACCCCCAGACGCTGGAGCAGACCTGGTACGACACCTGGGAGGCCAACGGCTATTTCACCCCTCGCCACGGAGACGCGGCCGCCGCACCCTACTGCATCATGATCCCGCCGCCGAACGTCACCGGCAGCCTGCACATGGGCCATGCGTTCCAGGACACCATCATGGATGCCCTGATTCGCTTCCACCGGATGCGCGGCGAGCCCACCCTGTGGCAGGCTGGCACCGACCATGCCGGGATCGCGACCCAGATGGTCGTCGAGCGGCTCGTCAACGCCGAGGGCCAAACCCGTCACGATCTGGGCCGCGAGCGCTTCATCGAGCGCGTCTGGGACTGGAAGGGCGAATCCGGCGGCGCCATCACCCGCCAGCTGCGCCGCATGGGGGCCTCGCTCGACTGGGCGCACGAGCGCTTCACGATGGACGAGGGCCTCTCAACGGCGGTGCGCGAGGTCTTCGTGCGCCTCTTCGAGGAGGGCCTGATCTACCGCGGCAAGCGGCTCGTGAACTGGGATCCGGTCCTGCACACGGCGGTCTCGGACCTGGAGGTCCTCTCCGAGGAGGAGAGCGGCCACATGTGGGACCTGCGCTACCCGCTCGTGCAGCCGCCGGGGGCCGAACCGCGCCACATGGTCGTCTCGACGACCCGTCCCGAGACCATGCTCGGCGACTGCGCCGTGGCCGTGAACCCCGAGGACGAGCGTTACCGCCACCTGATCGGCGAGCGCGTCGAGCTGCCGCTGACCGGCCGGCGCATCCCGATCATCGCCGACGAGCACGCCGACCCCGAGCTCGGCACCGGCTGCGTCAAGATCACCCCGGCCCACGACTTCAACGACCACCAGGTGTGGCTGCGCCACCGCGACGAGACGGCGATCGCCGCGCAGCCCCACGGCGGCCTGATCAACATCTTCACGCCCGACGCCGCGATCCGCGCCAACGAGCCCGAGGAGGGCGAGCTGCTGCCGGCCGCCTACATCGGCCTCGACCGCTACGCCGCGCGCCGGCGGATCGTCGCCGATCTGGAGGCCCAGGGCCTGCTCGCGGCGGTGCGCGACCACAGGCTCCAGCAGCCGCGCGGCGACCGCTCCGGGGCCGTCATCGAGCCCTACCTGACCGACCAGTGGTACGTGCGCATCGAGCCGTTGGCCGCCCCGGCGATCGCCGCCGTCGAGCGAGGCGAGATTCGTTTCGTGCCGGACAATTGGAAGAACACCTACTTCGAGTGGATGCGCAACATCCAGGACTGGTGCATCAGCCGCCAGATCTGGTGGGGCCACCGCATCCCGGCCTGGTACGACGACGCGGGCAACGTCTACGTCGGGCGCTCCGAGGAGGAGGTCCGCGAGAGGCACGGCTTCGGGCCCGATGTGAGGCTCGCGCAAGATCCAGACGTCCTCGACACCTGGTTCAGCTCCGCACTGTGGCCGTTCAGCACGCTCGGCTGGCCCGAGCGTACCGAGCGGCTCGCGACCTTCTACCCGACCTCGGTGCTGGTCACCGGCTTCGACATCATCTTCTTCTGGGTCGCCCGGATGATCATGATGGGCCTCAAGTTCATGGGCGACGTACCGTTCCGCGAGGTCTACATGCATGGCCTGGTACGCGATGCCCACGGCGAGAAGATGTCGAAGACCAAGGGCAACGTCCTCGACCCGATCGACCTGATCGACGGCATCGCGCTGGAGCCGCTGGTCGAGAAGCGCACCCGCGGCATGATGCAACCGCATCTCGCCGAGAAGATCGCCCGCCAGACGCGTCTCGACTTCCCCGACGGCATCCCGGCCTTCGGCACCGACGCGCTACGCTTCACGTTCGCGGCGCTGGCCACCACCGGGCGCGACATCAAGTTCGACCTCGGGCGCACCGAGGGCTACCGCAACTTCTGCAACAAGCTCTGGAACGCCTCGCGCTACGTCCTGATGAACACCGAGGGCGAGGACTGCGGGGCCGACGGCGGCGACGTCGAGCTCAGCGTCGCCGACCGCTGGATCCGCACCCGTCTCGCCGAGACCATCGACGCCGTCACCGAGGCGATCGGCAGCTATCGTTTCGACCTCGCCGCCCAGGCGCTCTACGACTTCACCTGGAACGCCTTCTGCGACTGGTACCTGGAACTCTGCAAGCCGGTGCTGACGAGCCCCGAGGCCTCCGCCGCGGCCAAGCGCGGCACGCGCCGCACGCTGGTCCAGACGCTGGAGACGCTGCTGCGCCTCGCCCACCCGATCATGCCCTTCATCACCGAGGAGATTTGGCAGAAGGTCTGCCCGCTGGCCGGCGTGCCCGGCGAGACCATCATGCTCGCCCCCTACCCGGTCGCCGATACCCAGACCGCCGACCCGGCAGCGAGCGCCGAGATGGAGTGGGTGATGCAATTCATCCTCGGCGTACGCCGCATCAAGGGCGAGATGAACATCCCGCCGAGCCGCACGCTGCCGGTCCTGATCGCCAACGCGAGCGCGCAGGACCGCGCCCGGCTCGCGGCCAACCGACGCTATCTCGACTTCCTCGCCCGCACCGAATCGGTGACCGTCCTCGAGGATGGCGCCACCGCCCCGGAGGCCGCGATCGCGCTTCTCGGCGAGATGCGGATCCTGATCCCGATGGCCGGGCTGATCGACAAGGAGGCCGAGCTCAAACGGCTGGAGAAGGAGGTCGCACGCCTGCACGCCGACCTGGAGCGGATCGGCGCCAAGCTCGCCAACCCGAACTTCGTCGACAGGGCCCCGGCGGCCGTCGTTCAGAAGGAGCGCGAGCGTCTCGAAGGCCAGCGCGCTGCCCTCGCCCGGCTCGAGGAGCAGGCGGAACGGATTCGGGCGCTGTGA
- a CDS encoding Crp/Fnr family transcriptional regulator, whose amino-acid sequence MIPEGPTRQRLLERFAFLQQTDATLRNDFFTRAALATLPAGQEICRDGAQCSHLPLVIQGTGRIYKIGENGREVTLYRVEAGESCVLTASCVLSHRPFPAFAECETPVTAALVAPEQVAHWMTTSRPWREFIFTLVAERLDEVFGVIDAVLFQRLDQRLATFLLRRAEAQGDPSLQITHQELAAELGSSREVVTRLLKDLENSRLVRTGRGRIDLLDLPALKAKSKPAG is encoded by the coding sequence GTGATCCCGGAGGGGCCCACGCGGCAGCGTCTGCTCGAGCGGTTCGCATTCCTGCAACAGACCGACGCGACGCTGCGCAACGACTTCTTCACACGCGCCGCCCTCGCCACGCTGCCCGCCGGCCAGGAGATCTGCCGCGACGGCGCCCAATGCTCGCACCTCCCGCTGGTCATCCAGGGCACCGGGCGGATCTACAAGATCGGGGAGAACGGCCGCGAGGTCACCCTCTACCGTGTCGAGGCCGGCGAGAGCTGCGTGTTGACGGCCTCCTGCGTACTGAGCCACCGCCCGTTCCCGGCCTTCGCCGAGTGCGAAACGCCGGTCACCGCCGCGCTCGTCGCGCCCGAGCAGGTCGCACACTGGATGACCACCTCGCGCCCCTGGCGCGAGTTCATCTTCACGCTGGTCGCTGAGCGGCTCGACGAGGTCTTCGGCGTCATCGATGCCGTCCTCTTCCAGCGCCTCGACCAACGCCTCGCGACCTTCCTGCTGCGGCGCGCCGAGGCCCAGGGCGACCCGAGCCTCCAGATCACCCACCAGGAACTGGCCGCCGAACTCGGCTCATCGCGGGAAGTCGTCACCCGCCTCCTCAAGGATCTCGAAAACAGCCGGCTGGTGCGCACCGGCCGTGGCCGCATCGACCTGCTCGACCTCCCGGCCTTGAAAGCCAAGTCAAAACCCGCGGGGTAG
- a CDS encoding YgaP family membrane protein: MEKNMGSTDRTIRLVAGIAVLAWGFYASSWILSIIGIVLLATSAMAWCPAYLPFGIKTNKSSS, from the coding sequence ATGGAAAAGAACATGGGCAGCACCGATCGTACCATCCGTCTCGTCGCCGGTATCGCCGTCCTGGCCTGGGGCTTCTACGCCAGCAGCTGGATCCTTAGCATCATCGGCATCGTCCTGCTGGCCACCTCGGCCATGGCTTGGTGCCCGGCCTACCTGCCGTTCGGCATCAAGACCAACAAGTCGAGCAGCTGA
- a CDS encoding MlaA family lipoprotein, whose translation MRTGIPIGYCALAAVLLASGCASTPKELRDPRDPWEPFNRGVYKFNTDFDNAFMKPIAKGYQAVTPEPVDRGITNFFANLADVGSAVNNLLQFKLARAGSDVGRVVVNSTVGVLGFVDVASNMGIASYKEDFGQTLGYWGIGAGPYLMLPILGPSSVRDTVGLAGDVLADPLLYAPDDEVYWGGATLRAVDRRADLLTAEAIFEEAAIDRYTFLRDAYLQRRENQVSDGSLSEETAPDVWMDDEPDATDE comes from the coding sequence ATGCGAACGGGTATCCCCATCGGTTATTGCGCCTTGGCCGCCGTCCTGTTGGCGTCTGGCTGTGCCTCCACCCCGAAAGAGCTGCGCGACCCACGCGACCCGTGGGAACCCTTCAATCGGGGGGTGTACAAATTCAATACGGACTTCGATAACGCCTTCATGAAGCCCATCGCCAAGGGCTATCAGGCGGTGACGCCCGAACCGGTGGACAGAGGCATCACAAACTTCTTCGCCAACCTCGCCGACGTCGGCTCGGCGGTGAATAATTTGCTCCAGTTCAAGCTGGCGAGGGCCGGCAGCGATGTGGGGCGGGTGGTCGTGAATTCGACGGTCGGCGTACTCGGCTTCGTCGACGTCGCCTCCAACATGGGCATTGCCAGTTACAAGGAGGACTTCGGTCAGACGCTCGGCTATTGGGGGATCGGCGCCGGACCGTATCTGATGCTGCCGATTCTCGGCCCGAGTAGCGTACGCGACACGGTCGGTCTCGCCGGCGATGTCCTCGCCGATCCGCTACTCTATGCGCCGGACGACGAGGTCTACTGGGGGGGCGCGACGCTTCGCGCTGTGGATCGGCGCGCCGATCTGTTGACTGCCGAAGCGATTTTCGAGGAAGCCGCTATCGACCGTTATACCTTCCTGCGCGATGCCTACTTGCAGCGGCGTGAGAACCAGGTGAGCGATGGCAGTTTGTCCGAGGAGACCGCACCGGACGTATGGATGGATGACGAGCCGGACGCGACCGACGAATGA
- the rnt gene encoding ribonuclease T, producing MTNEEDPKSTIAGRFRGFLPVVVDVETAGFDPQRHALLEIAAVIIRMDEYGRIQPSPPLACHVLPFLGAEMDRRALAFNKIDPDHPFRDAVSERDALQRILVPIRQAVKSTGCNRAILVGHNAAFDLSFVKAAVERTGFKRNPFHSFSVFDTVSLAGLAFGQTVLAKAAQAAGLDWENSQAHGAVYDTEQTARLFCSIVNRWQELDPERVWERSTG from the coding sequence ATGACGAACGAAGAAGACCCCAAATCCACTATCGCGGGCCGTTTCCGCGGCTTCCTGCCGGTTGTCGTCGACGTCGAGACGGCCGGCTTCGACCCGCAGCGTCACGCCCTGCTCGAAATCGCCGCCGTCATCATCCGGATGGACGAATACGGCCGGATCCAGCCCTCGCCTCCGCTCGCCTGTCACGTCCTCCCCTTCCTCGGGGCGGAAATGGATCGCCGCGCCCTCGCCTTCAACAAGATCGACCCGGACCATCCATTCCGTGATGCCGTCTCGGAACGCGACGCACTCCAACGAATCCTGGTTCCGATCCGCCAAGCGGTTAAAAGCACCGGCTGCAATCGCGCCATCCTCGTAGGTCACAACGCGGCCTTCGACTTGAGCTTCGTCAAGGCCGCCGTCGAGCGCACCGGCTTCAAACGCAATCCCTTCCACTCCTTCAGCGTCTTCGACACGGTCAGCCTCGCGGGTCTCGCCTTTGGCCAGACGGTCCTGGCCAAGGCCGCTCAGGCCGCCGGCCTCGATTGGGAGAACAGCCAGGCACACGGCGCTGTGTACGATACCGAGCAGACGGCACGACTCTTCTGTTCCATCGTCAACCGTTGGCAAGAACTCGACCCGGAGCGGGTCTGGGAGCGCAGCACGGGCTAG
- the grxD gene encoding Grx4 family monothiol glutaredoxin produces MDALERIEQQVKNNPVVIYMKGTPQVPRCGYSMRAAAALNECEVPFAYVNVLQDPDIFANLPRYADWPTFPQIYIDGELVGGCDITLELHASGELKRMMEAAAAKTAVPAGDA; encoded by the coding sequence ATGGACGCGTTGGAGCGTATCGAGCAGCAGGTCAAGAACAACCCGGTCGTCATCTACATGAAGGGCACCCCGCAGGTCCCGCGCTGCGGCTATTCGATGCGCGCCGCGGCGGCCTTGAACGAGTGCGAGGTGCCGTTCGCCTATGTGAACGTCCTCCAGGACCCCGACATCTTCGCCAACCTGCCACGCTATGCCGACTGGCCGACCTTCCCACAGATCTACATCGACGGGGAGCTGGTCGGTGGCTGCGACATCACCCTCGAGCTCCATGCCAGCGGCGAGCTGAAGCGGATGATGGAGGCGGCAGCCGCCAAGACGGCGGTGCCGGCGGGCGATGCATGA